Below is a genomic region from Calditerricola satsumensis.
AAGGGACGGGCCGTGCGCGTCACGGCAGCATTCGCGCGCCGCAATGGGTGGGCGGCGGCACGGTGCACGGGCCCAAGCCGCGCGCGTACGGGTTCAAGCTGCCGAAGAAGGTGCGCCGGCTGGCGATGAAGTCGGCCCTGTCGGCCAAGGTGCGCGACGGCGAGCTGATCGTTCTCGACAAGCTGGCCTTTGAAAAGCCGAAGACGAAGAACATGGTGGCCGTTCTGAAGAACCTGAACGTCGACCGCAAGGCCCTGGTGGTCGGCGGCGAGTTTGACGAGACGGTGTGGCTGTCGGCGCGCAACATTCCGGGCGTGAAGTACCTGGCGGCCCACAAGATCAACGTGCTCGACGTGCTGCGCCACGACAAGCTGATCATGACACAGGACGCGGTGGCCAAAGTGGAGGAGGTGCTAAGCAAATGAAGGACCCGCGGGACATCATCAAGCGTCCGATCATCACCGAGAAAAGCACCGACCTGATGGCCGACAAGAAGTACGTGTTTGAAGTGGATCTGAACGCCAACAAGATCGAGATCAAGAAGGCGGTCGAGGCCATTTTCGGCGTCAAGGTGGCCAAGGTGAACACGATGCGCGTCAAGCCGAAGAAGACCCGCTTTGGCCGCTTCGTCGGGCGCACGAAAGAGTGGAAGAAAGCGATCGTGACGCTCACGCCGGACAGCAAACCGATTGAAATCTTCGAGAACGTGTAACGGACAGAGTCGCAAGAAGGAGGGAACGGGCGATGGGCATCAAGAAGTTTAAGCCGACCTCTCCGGGGGTCCGGCAGATGACGGTGTCCACCTTTGAGGAGATCACCACGGACAAGCCGGAAAAATCCCTGCTCGTGCCGCTGAAAAAGCACGCCGGTCGCAACAACCAGGGGCGCATCACCGTGCGCCATCGCGGCGGCGGGCACAAGCGCATGTATCGCATCATCGACTTCAAGCGCGACAAGGACGGCATTCCGGGGAAAGTGGCCACGATCGAGTACGACCCGAACCGTTCGGCGCGCATCTGCCTGATCCATTACCGCGATGGCGAAAAGCGCTACATTCTCCATCCGGTCGGGCTGAAAGTGGGCGACATCGTCATGTCCGGTCCGGACGCCGACATCAAGGTGGGCAACGCCCTGCCGCTGGAGAAGATTCCGGTCGGCACGACGATCCACAACATTGAGCTGAAGCCGGGCAAGGGCGGTCAGCTGGTTCGCGCTGCGGGGGCGGCCGCGCAGGTGGTGGGCCGCGACGGCGACTACGTCATTGTGCGCCTCACGTCCGGCGAGATCCGCAAGATCCACAAGAACTGCCGCGCCACCATCGGCCAGGTGGGCAACCTCGACCATGAGAACATCACCCTCGGCAAGGCGGGCCGCGCGCGCTGGCTCGGTCGTCGTCCGGCGGTGCGCGGTTCGGCGATGAACCCGGTCGATCACCCGCACGGCGGTGGCGAAGGGAAGGCGCCGATCGGCCGCAAGCATCCGGTTACCCCGTGGGGCAAGCCGACGCTGGGCTACAAGACGCGCAAGAAGAACAACCCGAGCGACAAGTTCATCATTCGCCGCCGCAAGAAGTGAGCCGCGCGTGGCATGACGGCCTGACGCGAAAGGAGGAGAAACGATGGGTCGCAGCCTGAAGAAAGGTCCCTTTGCCGACGAACATCTGCTCAAGAAGATTCGCGAGCTGAACGAGAAAGGGGAAAAGCGGGTCATCAAGACGTGGTCCCGCCGCTCGACGATCTTCCCCGAATTCGTTGGCCACACCATTGCGGTCTACGACGGCCGCAAGCACGTGCCGGTGTACATCACCGAGGACATGGTCGGGCACAAGCTCGGCGAATTCGCG
It encodes:
- the rplD gene encoding 50S ribosomal protein L4, which codes for MPKVALYNMEGAQIGEIELSDAVFGIEPHVHVLHQYVVMQQASERRGTHSTKTRSEVRGGGRKPWRQKGTGRARHGSIRAPQWVGGGTVHGPKPRAYGFKLPKKVRRLAMKSALSAKVRDGELIVLDKLAFEKPKTKNMVAVLKNLNVDRKALVVGGEFDETVWLSARNIPGVKYLAAHKINVLDVLRHDKLIMTQDAVAKVEEVLSK
- the rplW gene encoding 50S ribosomal protein L23 encodes the protein MKDPRDIIKRPIITEKSTDLMADKKYVFEVDLNANKIEIKKAVEAIFGVKVAKVNTMRVKPKKTRFGRFVGRTKEWKKAIVTLTPDSKPIEIFENV
- the rplB gene encoding 50S ribosomal protein L2; this translates as MGIKKFKPTSPGVRQMTVSTFEEITTDKPEKSLLVPLKKHAGRNNQGRITVRHRGGGHKRMYRIIDFKRDKDGIPGKVATIEYDPNRSARICLIHYRDGEKRYILHPVGLKVGDIVMSGPDADIKVGNALPLEKIPVGTTIHNIELKPGKGGQLVRAAGAAAQVVGRDGDYVIVRLTSGEIRKIHKNCRATIGQVGNLDHENITLGKAGRARWLGRRPAVRGSAMNPVDHPHGGGEGKAPIGRKHPVTPWGKPTLGYKTRKKNNPSDKFIIRRRKK
- the rpsS gene encoding 30S ribosomal protein S19 produces the protein MGRSLKKGPFADEHLLKKIRELNEKGEKRVIKTWSRRSTIFPEFVGHTIAVYDGRKHVPVYITEDMVGHKLGEFAPTRTFRGHAGDDKKTKK